Proteins encoded within one genomic window of Chrysemys picta bellii isolate R12L10 unplaced genomic scaffold, ASM1138683v2 scaf2610, whole genome shotgun sequence:
- the LOC101950395 gene encoding olfactory receptor 5AR1-like, with protein sequence MAEGNHTVVIDFVFQGFMDHPELQVPLFVSFLMIYVITLAGNLGMIMLIRFNSRLHTPMYYFLSNLSLADVGNSSVVAPRLLMTFVVQAKPISLAACAAQFFFVCNFLTNEACLLAVMAYDRFIAICNPLLYSVVMSKRLCVLLVVASYICGFVNAVVQTPFIFTLSFCDSNVINHFFCDIPPVLKLSCSDTHIANMVHFTLSSIVVMTTILIVLFSYMYILIAILKIHSAKGRCKTFSTCASHLTAVTIFYGTVIFMYLRPSSGYTTDPDKIISVFYILIIPMLNPLIYSLRNKEVKDAFRKMINKKFCS encoded by the coding sequence ATGGCGGAGGGAAATCACACCGTGGTTATAGACTTCGTTTTCCAGGGATTCATGGACCATCCGGAGCTTCAGGTCCCCCTCTTTGTGTCGTTCCTAATGATCTATGTTATCACCTTGGCGGGGAATCTAGGGATGATCATGTTGATCAGGTTCAACTcccgactccacacccccatgtactatttcctcagCAATTTGTCTCTTGCCGATGTTGGTAATTCCTCGGTTGTTGCTCCTCGGTTGCTGATGACTTTTGTGGTTCAGGCCAAACCCATTTCCCTCGCTGCGTGCGCAGCACAGTTTTTCTTTGTCTGTAACTTTCTGACCAATGAAGCTTGCCTGTTGGCGGTAATGGCATATGATCGCTTCATAGCCATCTGTAACCCCTTGCTCTATAGCGTCGTCATGTCAAAGAGACTTTGTGTATTACTAGTGGTTGCTTCGTACATATGCGGCTTTGTGAATGCAGTTGTTCAGACTCCATTTATATTTACCCTGTCCTTCTGTGACTCCAATGtcatcaaccatttcttctgtgacatccccccaGTCCTTAAGCTGTCCTGCTCCGACACCCACATCGCTAACATGGTGCATTTCACCTTGTCCAGTATAGTGGTCATGACTACTATTCTCATTGTACTATTCTCCTACATGTACATCCTCATTGCCATCCTGAAGATCCACTCTGCCAAGGGCAGAtgcaaaaccttctccacctgcgcctcccacctgACGGCCGTCACAATTTTCTACGGGACTGTGATCTTCATGTATTTACGACCCAGTTCCGGCTACACCACAGACCCAGACAAGATCATCTCTGTGTTTTATATACTCATAATtcccatgctgaaccccctgatctacagcctgaggaacaaggaggtgaaggacg